One Miscanthus floridulus cultivar M001 chromosome 11, ASM1932011v1, whole genome shotgun sequence DNA window includes the following coding sequences:
- the LOC136493455 gene encoding uncharacterized protein isoform X1, translated as MAARYPYFAVEESSRGIRSGESPAAALRRILATPGAHQAPCCYDALGARLVEHAGFPIGFMGGFCVSAARLGLPDVGLISYGEMIDQGRLINEAVSIPVIGDGDNGYGNSMNIKRTIKGYINAGFAGIMLEDQVAPKACGHTEGRKVISREEAIMHIKAAVDARKESGSDIVIVARSDARQAISLDEALWRVKAFADAGADVLFIDALASVEEMKAFCAVAPEVPKMANMLEGGGKTPILSPAELEEIGFRLVVYPLSLVGVSMRAMQDALVAIKDGGVPPPSILPSFQEIKETLGFNRYYKEEKQYQVLS; from the exons ATGGCCGCGCGCTACCCCTACTTCGCCGTGGAGGAGTCCTCCCGCGGCATCCGCTCGGGGGAGTCCCCGGCCGCGGCGCTCCGCCGGATCCTCGCGACGCCCGGCGCGCACCAGGCGCCCTGCTGCTACGACGCCCTCGGCGCGCGCCTCGTCGAGCACGCGGGGTTCCCGATTGGGTTCATGGGCG GTTTCTGTGTTTCTGCCGCACGACTTGGCTTGCCTGATGTTGGCCTCATTTCCTATGGAGAAATGATAGACCAAGGGCGTCTCATCAATGAAGCTGTTTCAATCCCAGTGATTGGTGATGGAGACAACGGTTATGGAAACTCTATGAATATCAAGAGAACCATAAAAGGGTATATCAATGCTGGTTTTGCTGGAATTATGCTTGAGGAtcag GTGGCACCTAAAGCATGTGGACATACTGAAGGAAGGAAAGTTATATCAAGGGAGGAAGCTATCATGCACATCAAAGCTGCTGTAGATGCTAGGAAGGAGAGTGGCTCTGACATTGTTATTGTAGCAAGGTCAGATGCTCGCCAAGCTATTTCTCTCGATGAAGCATTATGGAGGGTGAAAGCATTTGCTGATGCTGGAGCAGATGTTCTGTTTATTGATGCCCTTGCTTCAGTAGAAGAGATGAAAGCATTTTGTGCGGTTGCACCAGAAGTTCCGAAGATG GCAAACATGTTAGAAGGTGGTGGTAAAACACCCATATTGAGCCCTGCTGAACTTGAGGAAATTGGTTTCAGGCTTGTAGTCTATCCTCTATCCTTAGTTGGGGTATCAATGCGTGCCATGCAG GATGCTCTAGTTGCGATAAAAGACGGCGGTGTACCTCCACCTAGCATCTTGCCATCTTTTCAGGAGATCAAGGAAACATTGGGTTTCAACCGCTATTATAAAGAAGAGAAACAATACCAAGTGCTGAGTTAG
- the LOC136492996 gene encoding uncharacterized protein produces the protein MACRALALRSLLLPDPLHRLPAAAAPVGRAPRGGCRPLLRCCSGGGGGGGDPGQPPQEAVLEAISKIARSKGRVALTTNMVMGGTVTDDASDEWLVLDQKVNSYPTDRGFTAIGTGGDDFVQSMVVAVESVLQESIPKGRVSQKLSSRGKYVSVNIGPIRVVSSEQVQAVYRAMRRDNRMKYFL, from the exons atgGCGTGCCGCGCACTTGCCCTCCGCTCCCTGCTCCTACCCGACCCGCTCCACCGCCTCCCGGCCGCGGCGGCGCCTGTTGGGAGGGCGCCCCGCGGCGGCTGCCGTCCGCTCCTccgctgctgctccggcggcggcggcggcggcggggacccCGGGCAGCCGCCGCAAGAAGCTGTGCTCGAGGCCATATCCA AGATAGCAAGGTCTAAAGGAAGGGTTGCTCTCACAACAAATATGGTCATGGGTGGTACTGTGACGGACGATGCAAGTGATGAATGGCTTGTTCTGGATCAGAAG GTAAATTCCTACCCCACAGATAGAGGATTTACAGCAATTGGCACTGGAGGTGATGATTTTGTCCAGTCAATGGTAGTTGCTGTTGAATCTGTTCTTCAAGAATCCATTCCCAAG GGTCGGGTATCTCAAAAATTATCTTCAAGAGGAAAATATGTTTCTGTAAACATTGGACCAATTCGTGTTGTTTCTAGTGAGCAG GTCCAAGCTGTGTATCGTGCCATGAGAAGAGATAACAGGATGAAATACTTCTTATGA
- the LOC136493455 gene encoding uncharacterized protein isoform X3 → MAARYPYFAVEESSRGIRSGESPAAALRRILATPGAHQAPCCYDALGARLVEHAGFPIGFMGGFCVSAARLGLPDVGLISYGEMIDQGRLINEAVSIPVIGDGDNGYGNSMNIKRTIKGYINAGFAGIMLEDQVAPKACGHTEGRKVISREEAIMHIKAAVDARKESGSDIVIVARSDARQAISLDEALWRVKAFADAGADVLFIDALASVEEMKAFCAVAPEVPKMDALVAIKDGGVPPPSILPSFQEIKETLGFNRYYKEEKQYQVLS, encoded by the exons ATGGCCGCGCGCTACCCCTACTTCGCCGTGGAGGAGTCCTCCCGCGGCATCCGCTCGGGGGAGTCCCCGGCCGCGGCGCTCCGCCGGATCCTCGCGACGCCCGGCGCGCACCAGGCGCCCTGCTGCTACGACGCCCTCGGCGCGCGCCTCGTCGAGCACGCGGGGTTCCCGATTGGGTTCATGGGCG GTTTCTGTGTTTCTGCCGCACGACTTGGCTTGCCTGATGTTGGCCTCATTTCCTATGGAGAAATGATAGACCAAGGGCGTCTCATCAATGAAGCTGTTTCAATCCCAGTGATTGGTGATGGAGACAACGGTTATGGAAACTCTATGAATATCAAGAGAACCATAAAAGGGTATATCAATGCTGGTTTTGCTGGAATTATGCTTGAGGAtcag GTGGCACCTAAAGCATGTGGACATACTGAAGGAAGGAAAGTTATATCAAGGGAGGAAGCTATCATGCACATCAAAGCTGCTGTAGATGCTAGGAAGGAGAGTGGCTCTGACATTGTTATTGTAGCAAGGTCAGATGCTCGCCAAGCTATTTCTCTCGATGAAGCATTATGGAGGGTGAAAGCATTTGCTGATGCTGGAGCAGATGTTCTGTTTATTGATGCCCTTGCTTCAGTAGAAGAGATGAAAGCATTTTGTGCGGTTGCACCAGAAGTTCCGAAGATG GATGCTCTAGTTGCGATAAAAGACGGCGGTGTACCTCCACCTAGCATCTTGCCATCTTTTCAGGAGATCAAGGAAACATTGGGTTTCAACCGCTATTATAAAGAAGAGAAACAATACCAAGTGCTGAGTTAG
- the LOC136493455 gene encoding uncharacterized protein isoform X2, protein MAARYPYFAVEESSRGIRSGESPAAALRRILATPGAHQAPCCYDALGARLVEHAGFPIGFMGGFCVSAARLGLPDVGLISYGEMIDQGRLINEAVSIPVIGDGDNGYGNSMNIKRTIKGYINAGFAGIMLEDQVAPKACGHTEGRKVISREEAIMHIKAAVDARKESGSDIVIVARSDARQAISLDEALWRVKAFADAGADVLFIDALASVEEMKAFCAVAPEVPKMANMLEGGGKTPILSPAELEEIGFRLVVYPLSLVGVSMRAMQVFHSDDVRSITYCS, encoded by the exons ATGGCCGCGCGCTACCCCTACTTCGCCGTGGAGGAGTCCTCCCGCGGCATCCGCTCGGGGGAGTCCCCGGCCGCGGCGCTCCGCCGGATCCTCGCGACGCCCGGCGCGCACCAGGCGCCCTGCTGCTACGACGCCCTCGGCGCGCGCCTCGTCGAGCACGCGGGGTTCCCGATTGGGTTCATGGGCG GTTTCTGTGTTTCTGCCGCACGACTTGGCTTGCCTGATGTTGGCCTCATTTCCTATGGAGAAATGATAGACCAAGGGCGTCTCATCAATGAAGCTGTTTCAATCCCAGTGATTGGTGATGGAGACAACGGTTATGGAAACTCTATGAATATCAAGAGAACCATAAAAGGGTATATCAATGCTGGTTTTGCTGGAATTATGCTTGAGGAtcag GTGGCACCTAAAGCATGTGGACATACTGAAGGAAGGAAAGTTATATCAAGGGAGGAAGCTATCATGCACATCAAAGCTGCTGTAGATGCTAGGAAGGAGAGTGGCTCTGACATTGTTATTGTAGCAAGGTCAGATGCTCGCCAAGCTATTTCTCTCGATGAAGCATTATGGAGGGTGAAAGCATTTGCTGATGCTGGAGCAGATGTTCTGTTTATTGATGCCCTTGCTTCAGTAGAAGAGATGAAAGCATTTTGTGCGGTTGCACCAGAAGTTCCGAAGATG GCAAACATGTTAGAAGGTGGTGGTAAAACACCCATATTGAGCCCTGCTGAACTTGAGGAAATTGGTTTCAGGCTTGTAGTCTATCCTCTATCCTTAGTTGGGGTATCAATGCGTGCCATGCAG GTGTTTCATTCTGATGATGTCAGAAGCATTACTTATTGTTCATAA